One segment of Clostridium ljungdahlii DSM 13528 DNA contains the following:
- the fdrA gene encoding acyl-CoA synthetase FdrA has translation MKFCVDIRKNTYYDSVALMVITKEIKKLPYVKEIIVGMGTDLNKELSENLNLSNDEIRNLTPNDFFIAAYVSDEEENPTESIVSKVNELLNSKEEESENENEYKPNTFNAALKHMKDANMAIISLPGKYAADEARKALKNGLNVMLFSDNVTVEDEIELKKMGRSKGLLVMGPDCGTAIINHVPLCFANVVRKGDIGIVGASGTGTQEVTVLIDKLGAGISQAIGTGGRDLKSSVGGIMMIEGFKALIEDPDTKVIVLVSKPPAPEVAKNILDMVASTNKPIVVDFIGGDRKAIEDSGAYACVSLEDAAYKAVALSKGNSVCDYTSFSQPIEEIDKLVKQEAAKFDSKQKYIRALYTGGTLADEAMKLLGKEGFDIYSNIPLKKELKLKNILKSQKNTCIDLGDDDFTVGKPHPMIDPMGRVERLPQEAEDEEVAIILMDFVIGYGCHADPAGEMLPGIIDAKNNMENKGKYLCVVGYICGTENDPQNYKAQKEKLEQAGVILMPSNAQAVRYCARLMKKINSK, from the coding sequence ATGAAGTTCTGTGTAGATATCAGAAAAAACACATATTATGATTCTGTTGCTTTAATGGTAATTACTAAAGAAATTAAGAAGCTGCCCTATGTTAAAGAAATAATTGTGGGTATGGGAACAGATCTTAACAAAGAACTATCTGAGAATTTAAATTTAAGTAATGACGAAATAAGAAATCTTACACCAAATGATTTCTTTATTGCAGCTTATGTGTCAGATGAAGAAGAAAATCCAACTGAAAGTATTGTAAGTAAGGTAAATGAGCTTTTAAATTCAAAGGAAGAAGAATCTGAAAATGAAAACGAATACAAACCCAATACTTTTAATGCTGCACTTAAGCATATGAAAGATGCAAATATGGCGATTATTTCACTACCAGGAAAGTATGCAGCAGATGAAGCAAGAAAAGCTCTTAAAAATGGACTTAATGTTATGTTGTTTAGTGACAATGTAACTGTTGAAGATGAAATAGAACTAAAGAAGATGGGCAGAAGTAAAGGACTTCTTGTAATGGGACCGGATTGTGGGACCGCTATAATTAATCATGTTCCACTATGCTTTGCTAATGTTGTTAGAAAAGGTGATATAGGAATTGTTGGAGCATCAGGGACAGGTACTCAAGAAGTTACAGTTCTTATTGACAAATTAGGTGCTGGAATATCTCAGGCAATTGGCACTGGAGGAAGAGATTTAAAAAGCAGTGTTGGCGGAATTATGATGATTGAAGGATTTAAGGCGCTGATTGAAGATCCAGATACAAAAGTAATAGTTTTAGTTTCAAAACCACCAGCTCCTGAGGTAGCTAAAAATATATTAGATATGGTAGCAAGTACAAATAAACCAATAGTTGTAGACTTTATAGGCGGAGATAGAAAAGCAATTGAAGACAGTGGAGCTTATGCTTGTGTAAGTTTGGAAGATGCGGCATATAAGGCAGTAGCACTTTCTAAGGGCAATTCTGTTTGTGATTATACCTCCTTTTCACAGCCTATAGAGGAAATAGACAAATTAGTTAAGCAAGAAGCTGCTAAATTTGACAGTAAACAAAAATATATAAGGGCATTATATACAGGTGGGACTTTAGCTGATGAGGCTATGAAATTACTTGGCAAAGAGGGATTTGATATATATTCAAATATTCCACTTAAGAAAGAACTTAAACTTAAAAATATATTAAAAAGTCAAAAAAATACTTGCATTGATTTAGGAGACGATGATTTTACTGTTGGCAAACCTCATCCAATGATTGATCCAATGGGAAGAGTCGAAAGATTACCTCAGGAAGCAGAAGATGAAGAAGTAGCAATAATTCTGATGGACTTTGTAATAGGTTATGGCTGTCATGCTGATCCAGCAGGAGAGATGTTACCTGGAATTATTGATGCAAAGAATAATATGGAAAATAAAGGCAAATACCTTTGCGTAGTTGGTTATATTTGTGGAACAGAAAATGATCCACAAAATTACAAAGCTCAAAAAGAAAAACTAGAACAAGCTGGGGTTATACTTATGCCATCCAACGCACAAGCCGTTAGATATTGTGCAAGATTGATGAAAAAAATAAATAGTAAATGA